The proteins below are encoded in one region of Thioalkalivibrio sp. K90mix:
- a CDS encoding agmatine/peptidylarginine deiminase has product MTGGTPSPNTRRLPAEWEPQAGVQLTWPHSGTDWAGELDQVHPVFATLAAAISRFEPVVIVARDPEHIEEISGFLVEAAIRNDRLWFALADSDDTWARDHGPITVLEGPQPRLLDFTFNGWGGKFPAEHDNAITTTLAQQGVFGPNVPEPIAMVLEGGSIESDGDGTLLTTAQCLLQPTRNPDLDKAAIERRLHEHLGAQRVLWLEHGHLEGDDTDSHIDTLARFCSPDTIAYVQCDDPDDPHHGELAAMEEELRSLRQASGVPYRLIPLPWPRPQHGPDGQRLPATYANFLILNDAVLMPAYDDPADAIALDRLTEAFPGREIVEIDCRAIIRQGGSLHCLTMQYPKGALGIPED; this is encoded by the coding sequence GTGACGGGCGGCACACCTTCCCCCAATACCCGGCGTCTACCAGCAGAGTGGGAACCGCAGGCCGGTGTTCAGCTCACCTGGCCGCATAGCGGTACCGACTGGGCCGGAGAACTCGACCAGGTCCACCCTGTCTTTGCCACCCTCGCGGCTGCGATCAGCCGTTTCGAGCCGGTGGTGATCGTCGCCCGCGACCCGGAACACATCGAAGAGATCTCCGGATTTCTGGTCGAGGCCGCCATCCGCAACGACCGTCTGTGGTTCGCGCTGGCCGACTCCGACGACACATGGGCTCGCGACCATGGGCCGATCACCGTACTGGAAGGGCCGCAGCCCCGCCTGCTCGATTTCACCTTCAACGGGTGGGGCGGGAAATTCCCTGCGGAGCATGACAACGCGATCACCACCACCCTGGCCCAGCAGGGTGTCTTCGGCCCGAACGTGCCGGAGCCCATCGCAATGGTGCTGGAGGGCGGCAGCATCGAGTCCGACGGCGACGGCACCCTCCTGACCACCGCTCAATGCCTGCTGCAGCCCACACGCAACCCGGACCTGGACAAGGCCGCGATCGAGCGCCGTCTGCACGAGCACCTGGGTGCGCAACGAGTCCTTTGGCTGGAACATGGCCACCTTGAAGGGGACGACACCGACAGCCACATCGACACCCTCGCCCGCTTCTGCAGCCCGGACACGATCGCCTATGTCCAGTGCGACGACCCCGACGATCCGCACCACGGCGAACTGGCGGCCATGGAGGAGGAGCTGCGCTCGCTGCGTCAGGCCTCCGGCGTACCCTACCGGCTGATTCCCCTGCCCTGGCCTCGCCCGCAACACGGCCCCGATGGCCAGCGCCTGCCGGCGACTTACGCGAACTTCCTGATCCTCAACGATGCGGTCCTGATGCCGGCCTACGACGATCCCGCCGATGCCATCGCACTTGACCGTCTGACCGAGGCCTTTCCGGGGCGCGAGATCGTGGAAATCGACTGCCGGGCCATCATCCGGCAGGGTGGCAGCCTGCATTGCCTGACCATGCAGTATCCCAAAGGCGCCCTTGGCATCCCGGAAGACTGA
- a CDS encoding lipoprotein-releasing ABC transporter permease subunit, whose product MFRPLPLAIGLRYTRAKRRNHFISFISVVSILGLVLGVMALITVLSVMNGFERELRDRILGMASHATIQDVNGGLRNWESLKEQVETIDERVLAVAPYVQGEAMLSATGNISGALIRGVDPEAEERVARIGEHMTQGRLGQLEPGAYRIVLGRELAAELRVRVGDSLILMAPQASVSPAGVMPRMRRFEVAGIFEVGMYEYDRGTAFIHLQDAQAVFQTGESVTGLRLRLTDMMRAGVVSREVASQLDGLFRVSDWTRQHANLFRAIQIEKMVMFIILSLIVAVAAFNIVSTLIMLVTDKQGDIAILRTLGLSPSGVMLVFVVQGVVIGAIGILLGSVAGVALALNIDVVVPFIERAMGIEFLAADVYYISDLPSELKASDVFRVGGIAFLLTVVATLFPAWRAARTQPAEALRHD is encoded by the coding sequence ATGTTCCGCCCGCTCCCGCTCGCCATTGGTCTGCGCTATACGCGCGCCAAGCGGCGTAATCACTTCATCTCGTTTATCTCGGTCGTCTCGATCCTCGGCCTGGTGCTGGGCGTGATGGCACTGATCACCGTGCTCTCGGTGATGAACGGCTTCGAACGGGAGCTGCGTGACCGCATCCTGGGTATGGCGTCGCACGCGACCATCCAGGACGTGAATGGCGGTCTGCGCAACTGGGAGTCACTGAAGGAGCAGGTCGAGACGATCGACGAACGGGTGCTGGCGGTCGCGCCGTATGTGCAGGGCGAGGCGATGCTCAGTGCGACCGGGAACATCTCCGGTGCGCTGATCCGCGGGGTAGATCCGGAGGCCGAGGAACGCGTGGCGCGGATCGGCGAACACATGACCCAGGGCCGGCTCGGGCAACTCGAACCCGGTGCCTACCGAATTGTGCTGGGCCGCGAGCTGGCAGCAGAACTGCGGGTGCGCGTGGGTGACTCGCTGATCCTGATGGCGCCACAGGCCTCGGTCTCGCCAGCGGGTGTAATGCCGCGCATGCGACGATTCGAGGTGGCGGGAATCTTCGAGGTCGGGATGTACGAATACGACCGCGGGACGGCCTTCATTCACCTGCAGGACGCCCAGGCGGTCTTCCAGACGGGCGAGAGCGTCACCGGCCTGCGCCTGCGCCTGACGGACATGATGCGGGCGGGTGTGGTCTCGCGGGAGGTGGCCAGTCAGCTCGACGGGTTGTTCCGGGTGTCCGACTGGACGCGCCAGCACGCCAACCTGTTTCGGGCGATCCAGATCGAGAAGATGGTGATGTTCATCATCCTGTCCCTCATTGTCGCGGTAGCGGCTTTCAATATCGTTTCCACGCTGATCATGCTGGTGACCGACAAGCAGGGGGACATCGCGATACTGCGAACCCTTGGGCTGTCCCCCTCGGGGGTCATGCTGGTGTTCGTGGTCCAGGGGGTCGTGATCGGCGCGATCGGCATCTTGCTAGGCTCGGTCGCCGGCGTCGCGCTGGCGCTCAATATCGACGTCGTGGTGCCCTTTATCGAACGCGCAATGGGCATCGAGTTTCTCGCGGCAGATGTCTATTACATCAGTGACTTGCCATCGGAACTGAAAGCATCCGATGTCTTTCGGGTGGGCGGGATTGCGTTCTTGCTGACCGTCGTGGCGACGCTGTTCCCGGCCTGGCGGGCGGCCCGTACACAGCCGGCGGAGGCCCTGCGCCATGACTGA
- a CDS encoding ABC transporter ATP-binding protein: MTETVPVLEAVGVERRFRDGKLDVAVLQGVDFRLERGDQTAIIGASGSGKSTLLHLLGGLDRPTAGEVRLLGQEWSRMGEARRGRMRNQHLGFVYQFHHLLPELTAVENVALPLLIRGTSSRRSRQEAEHWLGQVDLGHRGAHKPAELSGGERQRVAIARALVTRPSAILADEPTGNLDQERAQHVFALLREMNRSTGTALALVTHDITLARELDRSVQLVKGHLEREHFHGQLADD, encoded by the coding sequence ATGACTGAGACTGTGCCTGTACTGGAGGCCGTGGGGGTCGAGCGGCGCTTCCGCGATGGCAAGCTGGACGTGGCCGTGCTGCAGGGCGTCGATTTTCGCCTGGAGCGGGGCGACCAGACGGCGATCATCGGTGCCTCGGGTTCCGGCAAGAGTACGCTGCTGCATCTGCTCGGGGGACTGGATCGCCCCACGGCGGGCGAGGTTCGGCTGCTGGGGCAGGAGTGGTCGCGCATGGGCGAGGCGCGCCGGGGGCGAATGCGCAACCAGCACCTCGGGTTCGTCTACCAGTTCCATCACCTGCTGCCGGAGCTGACGGCGGTCGAGAATGTCGCGCTGCCTCTGCTGATCCGGGGGACCTCCAGCCGTCGGTCGCGCCAGGAGGCAGAGCACTGGCTCGGGCAGGTCGACCTCGGGCACCGTGGTGCGCACAAGCCGGCCGAGCTGTCGGGGGGCGAGCGCCAGCGCGTGGCGATCGCGCGGGCGCTGGTGACGCGGCCGTCCGCGATTCTGGCCGACGAGCCCACCGGGAATCTGGATCAGGAGCGCGCCCAGCATGTGTTCGCGCTGCTGCGCGAGATGAACCGTTCGACCGGCACCGCGCTGGCACTGGTGACGCATGACATCACCCTCGCGCGCGAGCTGGATCGGTCGGTACAGCTGGTCAAGGGGCACCTGGAGCGCGAGCACTTCCACGGCCAGCTGGCCGACGACTGA